The following coding sequences are from one Portunus trituberculatus isolate SZX2019 chromosome 32, ASM1759143v1, whole genome shotgun sequence window:
- the LOC123511919 gene encoding tubulin-specific chaperone C-like, producing the protein MDAPTNSIHTGVLERMQRRQEEREERLRQRQLEREEQTGLSTSAIADHFLKAFQGMRTELKAEVEAAESVAADELTQYLDGLVKGVQELQDMLNDSSRHLASFQQKKAQEEVDEASAHVQAAVANLQPTKKFGFGRKKMAAKGAIPTKKPVNQDSTAEPKKTALDELADQQFFGFRNETGRTLTVDPEELIGRQLNLHNLVDCTIIALGSPSAIQAASLDRCTVLVGPAARSAFIKDCHHCTFVLAGQQMRVHNTLDSDLYIHVTSAAIIEGCQRVRVAPYNLAYPDLDQHYLTSGLNTNINHWDKLDDFDWLNENEASPNWSTVPEGERRCNWLA; encoded by the coding sequence ATGGATGCCCCTACCAATTCCATCCACACTGGGGTTCTGGAGCGCATGCAGCGACGGCAGGAAGAACGTGAAGAGCGGTTACGACAGCGGCAGTTGGAAAGGGAGGAGCAGACTGGGCTGAGTACTAGTGCTATAGCAGACCACTTCCTGAAGGCCTTCCAAGGGATGCGCACTGAACTGAAGGCAGAAGTGGAAGCAGCAGAGAGCGTTGCAGCAGATGAGCTGACACAGTATTTAGATGGCTTGGTGAAGGGTGTGCAGGAGCTCCAGGACATGCTAAATGACTCTTCACGGCACTTGGCCTCCTTCCAGCAGAAAAAGgcacaggaggaggtggatgaagcCTCAGCACATGTCCAAGCAGCTGTTGCCAACCTCCAGCCCACAAAGAAATTTGGGTTTGGCCGCAAAAAAATGGCTGCAAAAGGTGCTATTCCTACCAAGAAGCCTGTGAACCAGGATTCCACTGCAGAACCAAAAAAGACTGCCCTTGATGAACTGGCTGATCAGCAGTTCTTCGGCTTCAGGAATGAAACTGGCCGTACGCTGACAGTTGATCCTGAGGAGTTGATCGGCCGCCAGTTGAACCTGCATAACCTTGTTGATTGTACTATAATTGCTCTGGGCAGCCCTAGTGCAATACAGGCAGCCAGCCTGGACCGCTGCACTGTGTTGGTGGGTCCAGCAGCCCGCTCAGCATTCATCAAggactgccaccactgcaccttTGTGTTGGCTGGTCAGCAGATGCGGGTCCACAACACACTTGACTCAGATCTTTACATCCACGTGACTAGTGCTGCAATTATTGAAGGTTGTCAGAGGGTGCGGGTGGCCCCCTATAATCTGGCCTACCCAGACCTTGACCAGCACTACCTCACCAGTGGCCTTAACACCAACATCAACCACTGGGACAAGTTAGATGACTTCGATTGGCTGAATGAGAATGAGGCATCTCCTAACTGGTCCACTGTGCCTGAGGGTGAGCGCCGCTGTAACTGGCTGGCATGA